In Cucurbita pepo subsp. pepo cultivar mu-cu-16 chromosome LG04, ASM280686v2, whole genome shotgun sequence, the following are encoded in one genomic region:
- the LOC111792868 gene encoding probable mitochondrial saccharopine dehydrogenase-like oxidoreductase At5g39410, whose amino-acid sequence MEAPLYDFIILGASGFTGKYVVREALKFLNPSSSSSPLKSFALAGRNPTKLMETLKWAAHPNSPPSIPLLTADISDPQSIHRLCTQTKLILNCAGPFRRYGEPVVAACVETGCDYLDICGEPEFMEKMEANYHERAVDNGCLVISACGFDSVPAELGFIFNSKQWVGESAPNRVEAYLSLESKNKIVANFGTFESAVLGVANADRLVQLRRSRPRRPRPTIPGCPPPKGPTVEHNKETSLWAVRLPSADSTVVRRTLSSLAENPHGLPSVNERVEEIEQRTAFWSSMKPAHFSVKIGHKSLICILQMIAVGMIIGLLSRSSFGTWLLLTFPSIFSLGWFRKNGPSEDEVDSASFKMWFVGHGFSNNNGRENRELDMKIVTRVMGPESGYVATPIILLQCALIVLRKREILPKGGVLTPGIVFGPTDLQKRLEENGICFDVISKHAPLQKW is encoded by the exons ATGGAGGCTCCCCTTTACGATTTCATAATCCTAGGCGCCTCTGGTTTCACCGGCAAGTACGTGGTCCGAGAAGCCCTCAAATTCCTcaacccttcttcttcttcttcccctctcAAATCCTTCGCTCTTGCCGGTCGGAATCCCACAAAACTGATGGAAACCCTCAAATGGGCAGCGCATCCCAACTCCCCGCCGTCAATTCCGCTTCTAACCGCCGATATTTCCGACCCACAATCCATCCACCGCCTCTGCACCCAAACCAAGCTCATCCTCAACTGCGCCGGACCCTTCCGCCGCTACGGCGAGCCTGTGGTGGCGGCGTGTGTGGAGACAGGGTGCGATTATTTGGACATTTGTGGGGAGCCGGAGTTCATGGAGAAAATGGAAGCTAATTATCATGAGAGAGCGGTTGATAATGGTTGTTTGGTGATTTCGGCTTGTGGGTTCGATTCGGTTCCGGCTGAATTgggttttattttcaattccaaGCAATGGGTTGGGGAATCGGCGCCGAACCGGGTCGAGGCGTATTTGAGCTTGGAATCCAAGAACAAAATTGTTGCGAATTTTGGGACATTTGAGTCGGCTGTTTTGGGTGTCGCTAATGCCGACCGGTTAGTGCAATTGCGGCGGTCGAGGCCTAGAAGACCTCGGCCAACG ATTCCGGGTTGTCCTCCTCCTAAAGGACCAACTGTGGAACACAACAAAGAGACAAGCCTTTGGGCTGTAAGATTACCTTCAGCTGATTCCACTGTTGTTCGTAGAACACTCTCTTCTCTAGCTGAAAACCCTCATGGCCTTCCTAGTGTTAACGAGCGCGTCGAAGAGATCGAACAGAGGACGGCGTTTTGGTCGTCTATGAAGCCAGCTCATTTCAGCGTAAAAATTGGCCATAAGTCATTGATTTGCATTCTCCAAATGATTGCGGttggaatgatcataggtttgtTGAGTAGAAGTTCATTCGGGACATGGCTTCTTTTGACGTTCCCTTCGATTTTTAGTCTCGGTTGGTTTAGGAAGAACGGTCCTTCTGAAGACGAGGTCGATAGTGCGTCGTTTAAGATGTGGTTTGTTGGTCATGgttttagtaataataatgGCAGAGAGAATCGAGAACTGGATATGAAAATTGTAACGAGAGTGATGGGACCTGAATCTGGATATGTAGCTACTCCGATAATCCTTCTTCAATGTGCTTTGATTGTTTTAAGAAAACGCGAGATTCTTCCGAAAGGAGGAGTTCTTACTCCTGGTATTGTGTTTGGACCTACTGATCTTCAAAAAAGACTCGAAGAGAATGGGATATGTTTTGATGTTATTTCAAAGCATGCTCCATTGCAGAAGTGGTAA
- the LOC111792706 gene encoding uncharacterized protein LOC111792706, whose translation MNAAVQKIKVRIQTVQSQQKSYADTYRRGLEFAVGDHVFLKVAPMTGVMRFGTKGKLSPRFISPFDFLERVERVAYRLALPPALATIHNLFHMSMLRKYTPNPSYVIEYANLPLQRDLRYKEEPIGILLRNRSLETRRFYSSKWCGKIIASKKQPGS comes from the coding sequence ATGAATGCAGCTGTGCAAAAAATCAAAGTACGAATTCAGACTGTTCAGAGCCAACAAAAAAGTTATGCAGACACATATCGTCGGGGCTTAGAGTTCGCCGTTGGAGATCACGTTTTCCTAAAAGTTGCGCCCATGACAGGGGTGATGAGGTTTGGGACGAAGGGCAAGTTGAGTCCAAGATTTATCAGTCCTTTCGACTTCCTGGAGAGAGTCGAGCGTGTAGCGTATAGACTAGCCTTGCCACCTGCTCTAGCCACCATACACAACTTGTTCCACATGTCTATGTTGCGTAAATACACCCCAAATCCTTCCTATGTGATAGAGTATGCAAACCTTCCTTTGCAAAGGGACTTACGTTACAAGGAGGAGCCCATCGGGATTTTACTTAGAAACAGAAGCTTAGAAACAAGGAGATTTTACTCGTCAAAGTGGTGTGGAAAAATCATCGCGTCGAAGAAGCAACCTGGGAGTTAG